A window of the Azospirillum formosense genome harbors these coding sequences:
- the tssA gene encoding type VI secretion system protein TssA has translation MTTTPRPLIDIGALLQPIPGDDPAGDDLRHGPEFDALTEARRMDDDLDQGIWQTTVKKADWKGVVQQASDLLTTRTKDLQVAAWLVQALGRLHGPAGLAPGLLLVHGLVEDFWDGLYPRLDDGDPEPRLAPLVWLDSQLSRDLMATAVTQPGPSADEIHRFQDWQNAQRLRKLATRDPRAFHAAVDDGEVTVEQILAAQDRTPPDFYQTQHGHLRDTVTAVRTLAAELDAVAGRAAPGFTQLLKTLESLIQFHREALAKRGIDPDGAAAATEGAEGGEEATMDASAEIIPAAFARPGGPRTRQEAYAMLHQIADFLAREEPHSPTSYLVRRAAAWGNLSLPELYAELLGDRGEVGRIFGLLRLEER, from the coding sequence ATGACCACCACGCCCCGCCCGCTGATCGACATCGGTGCCCTGCTTCAGCCCATCCCCGGCGACGATCCGGCGGGCGACGACCTGCGCCACGGCCCCGAGTTCGACGCGCTGACCGAGGCGCGTCGGATGGACGACGATCTCGACCAGGGCATCTGGCAGACCACCGTCAAGAAGGCCGACTGGAAGGGCGTCGTCCAGCAGGCGTCGGACCTGCTGACGACCCGCACCAAGGATCTCCAGGTCGCGGCGTGGCTGGTCCAGGCGCTGGGCCGCCTGCACGGCCCTGCGGGGCTGGCGCCGGGGCTTCTGCTGGTCCATGGGCTGGTGGAGGACTTCTGGGACGGCCTCTACCCGCGCCTGGACGACGGCGACCCGGAACCGCGGCTGGCGCCGCTGGTCTGGCTGGACAGCCAGCTGTCGCGCGACCTGATGGCGACCGCCGTCACCCAGCCGGGGCCGAGCGCCGACGAGATCCACCGCTTCCAGGACTGGCAGAACGCGCAACGTCTGCGCAAGCTCGCCACCCGCGACCCGCGCGCCTTCCACGCGGCGGTCGACGACGGGGAGGTGACGGTCGAACAGATTCTCGCCGCCCAGGACCGCACCCCGCCCGACTTCTACCAGACCCAGCACGGCCACCTGCGCGACACGGTGACCGCGGTGCGCACGCTGGCGGCGGAGCTGGACGCCGTGGCCGGCCGCGCCGCGCCCGGTTTCACGCAGCTTCTGAAGACCCTGGAAAGCCTGATCCAGTTCCACCGCGAAGCGCTCGCCAAGCGCGGCATCGATCCGGACGGGGCCGCTGCCGCCACGGAGGGGGCCGAAGGCGGGGAGGAGGCCACCATGGACGCGTCCGCCGAGATCATTCCCGCCGCCTTCGCCCGTCCCGGCGGGCCGCGGACCCGCCAGGAGGCCTACGCGATGCTGCACCAGATCGCCGATTTCCTGGCACGCGAGGAGCCGCACAGCCCGACCTCCTACCTCGTCCGCCGCGCCGCGGCCTGGGGGAACCTGTCCCTTCCGGAGCTGTACGCCGAGCTGCTCGGCGACCGCGGCGAGGTCGGGCGGATCTTCGGCCTTCTGCGGCTTGAGGAGCGCTGA
- a CDS encoding TIGR00645 family protein has protein sequence MTQSNPSALTGDTTLLSRNGEGRRGPARRAEHFLEQVMFQSRWLLAPLYVGLVGALLMIGWRFALELVHALPLLVHGTENDIILIVLGLVDLTMVGNLVLMVIFSGYENFVSKIDVAGHADRPEWMGKLDFSALKVKLIASIVAISSIQILKTFMNVSEVSDRDLMWLVAIHVTFIVSGVLLATMDVLVKKSHAH, from the coding sequence ATGACCCAGTCGAACCCGTCGGCCCTGACCGGCGACACCACCCTCCTGTCCCGCAACGGCGAGGGGCGCCGCGGTCCGGCGCGCCGGGCCGAGCATTTCCTGGAGCAGGTGATGTTCCAGAGCCGCTGGCTCCTGGCGCCGCTCTATGTCGGTCTGGTGGGCGCGCTGCTGATGATCGGCTGGCGCTTCGCGCTGGAACTGGTCCACGCGCTGCCGCTTCTGGTCCACGGCACGGAGAACGACATCATCCTGATCGTGCTCGGGCTGGTCGACCTGACGATGGTCGGCAACCTCGTGCTGATGGTGATCTTCAGCGGCTACGAGAACTTCGTCTCGAAGATCGACGTCGCCGGTCACGCCGACCGCCCGGAATGGATGGGCAAGCTGGATTTCAGCGCGCTGAAGGTGAAGCTGATCGCCAGCATCGTGGCGATCTCCTCCATCCAGATCCTGAAGACCTTCATGAACGTGTCGGAGGTGTCCGACCGCGACCTGATGTGGCTGGTCGCCATCCACGTCACCTTCATCGTTTCCGGCGTGCTGCTGGCGACCATGGACGTGCTGGTCAAGAAGAGCCACGCGCACTGA
- a CDS encoding type VI secretion system tube protein Hcp, whose translation MPRILLDYPGIKGESLIRNYKNLADCFKFDLSSGKREVGGFNYDDPIEDTSYFGSRKAQKQDKLGVDSLKLERRFDLASPKLMQAAFDPQKKDVTATIHFFRTFAQLQGGEYFGESDIFAEPYLTIILKNTQITEYVLSVDNDDSSNGTETISLAFDQLQMTYQHQIDGRKIGQIRGDITLASKS comes from the coding sequence ATGCCCCGCATCCTGCTCGACTATCCCGGCATCAAGGGCGAGTCGCTGATCCGCAACTACAAGAATCTGGCCGACTGCTTCAAATTCGACCTGTCCTCGGGCAAGCGCGAGGTCGGCGGCTTCAACTATGACGACCCGATCGAGGACACGTCCTATTTCGGCAGCCGCAAGGCGCAGAAGCAGGACAAGCTCGGCGTCGACAGCCTGAAGCTGGAGCGCCGCTTCGATCTCGCCTCGCCCAAACTGATGCAGGCGGCCTTCGATCCGCAGAAGAAGGACGTCACCGCGACCATCCACTTCTTCCGCACCTTCGCGCAGCTTCAGGGCGGCGAGTATTTCGGCGAGAGCGACATCTTCGCCGAGCCGTACCTGACCATCATCCTGAAGAACACGCAGATCACCGAATACGTGCTGTCGGTCGACAACGACGACAGCAGCAACGGCACCGAGACCATTTCGCTGGCCTTCGACCAGTTGCAGATGACCTACCAACATCAAATCGACGGCCGGAAAATCGGCCAGATCCGTGGCGACATCACATTGGCGAGCAAGTCATGA